A single genomic interval of Calypte anna isolate BGI_N300 chromosome 3, bCalAnn1_v1.p, whole genome shotgun sequence harbors:
- the GPR6 gene encoding G-protein coupled receptor 6, giving the protein MTPGDEAVNPWDVMLCVSGTAIACENALVVAIICYSPALRTPMFVLVGSLATADLLAGLGLILNFVFQYVIRSETVSLLTVGFLVASFAASVSSLLAITVDRYLSLYNALTYYSERTVLCVHTMLAGAWGVSLCLGLLPVLGWNCLHDRATCSVVRPLTKSNVTLLSASFFLIFLIMLHLYIEICKIVCRHAHQIALQQHFLTASHYVATKKGVSTLAIILGTFGASWLPFAIYCVVGDPNYPSVYTYATLLPATYNSMINPIIYAYRNQEIQRSMWVLFCGCFQAKVSFRSRSPSDV; this is encoded by the exons ATGACACCAGGTGATGAAGCTG TCAACCCCTGGGATGTGATGCTCTGCGTCTCCGGCACCGCCATCGCTTGCGAGAACGCCCTGGTGGTGGCCATCATCTGCTACTCGCCCGCCCTGCGCACCCCCATGTTCGTGCTGGTGGGCAGTCTGGCCACTGCCGACCTCCTGGCCGGTCTCGGCCTCATCCTCAACTTCGTTTTCCAGTACGTGATCCGCTCCGAGACGGTCAGCCTGCTGACGGTGGGATTCCTCGTCGCCTCCTTCGCCGCCTCTGTGAGTAGCTTGCTGGCCATCACGGTCGACCGCTACCTCTCCCTCTACAACGCCCTCACTTACTACTCGGAGAGGACGGTGCTCTGCGTCCACACGATGCTGGCGGGCGCTTGGGGGGTTTCcctctgcctggggctgctgcccgTCCTGGGCTGGAACTGCCTCCACGACCGTGCCACCTGCAGCGTCGTCAGACCCTTGACCAAGAGCAATGTGACGCTACTGTCCGCCTCgttctttctcattttcctcaTCATGCTCCATCTCTATATCGAGATCTGCAAGATCGTTTGCAGACATGCCCACCAGATAGCTCTCCAGCAGCACTTCCTGACTGCTTCGCACTATGTTGCCACCAAAAAAGGGGTCTCTACCCTCGCTATAATCCTCGGGACTTTTGGGGCCAGCTGGCTGCCTTTTGCCATCTACTGTGTGGTGGGGGACCCCAACTACCCTTCGGTGTATACCTACGCCACGCTCCTACCTGCGACCTACAACTCCATGATCAACCCCATCATTTACGCCTACAGAAACCAGGAAATCCAGAGGTCCATGTGGGTGCTCTTCTGTGGCTGCTTTCAGGCTAAAGTGTCCTTTCGTTCCCGGTCCCCCAGCGATGTCTGA